The Papaver somniferum cultivar HN1 chromosome 6, ASM357369v1, whole genome shotgun sequence genome segment TAAGactacataaaaaaaattgaaattagaCTGCATAATTAATTATGAATCTTTATTAACTGACAGTTATGTGAACTTGTTTAAATCAAATTACAATGATACATGAATGCAGTCAGTTGTGTATTGCTGGGTCACTTGATATTAAGAAGGTAAAGGGGAAGATATTGGCATGCCTTCGGGGAATAACAAATCGAACGGATAAAGGTAGAGTCGCTCTTGATGCTGGGGCCATTGGGATGATTCTGGTCAATGACATTTTAACCGGGAAAGAAACTGTAGCTGATCATCATGTTCTTCCCAGTGCACACATCAACTACCGAGATGGTCTGATCTTGCTCTCTTACATCAATTCAACAAAGTAAACTTCATACACTATGTATTCTCGTTGAAATGAAATTGTGTCTTCTCATTAATCAATATGTGTCAACTTACCATTTTTATTATGCATCTTTTATTAGGTCACCAGATGTTTTTATGACGCGTGCAAGAACGCAATTTGGTGGGAAAGCAGCACCTGTCATGGCTAGTTTCTCATGTAAAGGACCCAATACTATCACACCTGAAATTCTTAAGGTTAGTTAACAAATATTATCTCAACCATATCAACGTTACCAAATAATCACCATCAACTTTCTTCATTTCTTTTAACTAGTCAATCTTTATTTGCTTTCTGGGGTTTAGCCTGATATCACTGCACCAGGAGTAAATATTATTGCAGCAGTCATTCCAACAGCAGGCCCTACAGGTGAAACAGACAATCCCGTTTTTTATAGTGCCAAAACTGGAACTTCAATGTCATGCCCTCATATTTCTGGTATCGCTGGCCTTCTCAAAACACTTCATCCCGATTGGAGTCCATCTGCAATTAAATCAGCAATTATGACTACTGGTGAGATACCACCTGTAATGTTTTGTATCACACTTGGATCCGTTGTCCTTTAACGACTGTTCATTTTAGTTGGCTATATTTATGTGCAAAACTTGTTTGCACCTTTGTACAGCAAGGACCCGAGATAGCCGGAAGTTGGCAATGCGGAACTCGTCAAATATCCAAGCAACCCCATTCAATTATGGATCAGGACAAGTGAGACCCAACGCTGCTATGAACCCTGGTTTGGTGTACGACTTAAAAACTAACGACTACCTAAACTTCCTCTGTGGACTTGGCTATGATGAATCCAAACTCAAGGCTTTCAGTACTGCAGGCATGCATTATAAATGCCCTAAGTCGTACAACCTAACCAATTTTAACTACCCTTCTGTCACTGTACCTCATCTCCATGGTTCAATTACTGTGACAAGAACCCTTACGAATGTTGGTTCTCCTGGAACCTACAAAGCTCGAATACGTGCACCTCGAAGGATAAGGGTATCCGTTGAGCCAAAAACGTTAACATTTGACAAGATCGGTGAAGAAAAGACTTTTAAAATAAACTTGAAGGCTGTCTTCAAAAAGAGAAGGAACTCGAAGGCTGTACATTCTGCGAACGAATATACATTTGGGAGGCTAACATGGAGTGATGGTGTGCATTTTGTTAGGACCCCTGTTGTAGTGAGGGCAGTTACTGCATTGCGGTAGTATTTTTGTTCAGCAACTATTTTCTTAATCTAATATTATCTATTTTTTTGATGAATTAATCTAATATTTTCATTCTAACTTGATGCTAATTGACGGTTCTTATTCTTATAATCTTGGTTCTGGTATGTTCCTCCTTTCTGCTTCAGTTCTGCCTCTTTACAATGGTTCGCGGTGAATGAATGAAACCCAATTACCACTACCTAATCTTATAATtagaactacaaaaaaaaatgtggTAGAGAGTTTATAGTTAATCCTACGCAGAATTTTTGTAATAGTGTACGATCTTCTACAGTCTAGTATGAGTTGTATGAGCCAGCCTTTACCAGTATTATCTCAAATGAGCTAATGCATCAAGTGTGTGTTCTAGCTAATGAGCTAATGCATCAAGTGTGTGTTCTAGCTAATGAGCTAATGCATCTTATCTTCTACGTACCATATAGGTACATACTGATCAACAACAGCTAGCTGGTAGGAAATTGAAACTCTGGTCTTTCCATAAAACAAATGTTTGAGAGGAAACATGAGGTGACCTTTTACCAACATTCCTCAAAACCGAGTTGGTCCCCTAATTTCTGTTGGTTGACATCCATATTCCCCCGAATTCTGAGCAACTTAACACCTGCCTTAAATCCATTTGAATCATAACAatgtttttttcatttgaatttaatttgttaaTTTGTAGCTGAATAACTGAAGAAAAAACATATTTTATTTAAATTACTTGGGGAGAAACACAATTTTAATAAATGTTCAAATAATAAATCTATCATCTTTAACCCCCAAAAAGATATCCAGCAGCTTGTTCTTCATTGCCCTCCGAAATCCTTAGTGCTTGTACTACTGCATCCCTACTGAATCCAAGCTCGACAAGCTTAGTAACTTTGGCTTCAAAGCCGGGTGTCTGCAGTTACATTTTCTTCAATTAGATATTTACCTCCAATCTGACTAAATTCTTATTTTAACGGTTTTAATTCTGGGGCAATGTTGCTATGAGTCACGTACTTGAAGTTTATGCTGTGGTTCCATCACAGGGATGGGTAAAAAGGCTCAAACTAAGCATGTCTAACAGAAAATGTGTTTATAATACCATCTTGAAATTTACAGGAAACAGTAAATAAAGAACGACGTGGTGAAATAACTGTCTTGTCTATAAGAATTTTACCTGTGTTACGTCACCTTGTGAAGTTCCTGTCGGCAAACAAAGCACACGTCAGTAAAACATTTTGGAAAGAGATGCATGAAAATTATTAGGTTAAATAGCAAGAATTTAGGAATTAAAACTCGCATCAAAAAAGTTAGAAGAATTTACAACAGCGGTTGTATAAAAAATGTAAAATGATATAAACAAATTTTCTGAAACTAACCTGATGACTGGCCTTGAGCGGGAATATTATCTTTTACCTCTTTCGCTCCCGATGTTTCctataagcatatatatataaGAGATCGAAGTTGAGATTACAAACCAACAAGGAAATTCGGATTATATCATCAAAAAGTATAACCAATTATTAGGGTGCAGAAAAACTGAGCGACTAGAATCTGAATTGATCGCCTAATACAACTTTCTGAAGTACACAGGTTTGTAATACTTTGCTGGCCAGAATAGGTAAATCATTGTTATCACTTATCAATATCAGCTTAAGTTCACGAACTAAAAAAGTTATAACAATTTTACAGACTTCGACCTTGTTATGGATTTACCGGTCAGATGACCACAGCCAAGGGTAGCACGGCTCGGAGGTATTTAAGAGGTTGATTCAAACCTATCTATCGATCTGCCTATGGTTCTAGAGTTTAAAGCACAAATGGATTTGAAAATCTGGGCTCAAAAAGTCGACACCAGCATGATTTCGCCCTCGACGAACAGGTTAATATGCACGCAAGTGAAAATGCAACATTAATGTTATTATAGAGAGAAGTAGTTGTGATGACCAAAAAGAACTACAATTAATAAAACCATATAGGTTTTACTAATGAGCTCGACGTGTAGTACTTACAGGAACAATGTCTGAATCAGAAGCTTGCCTATCAAGAAAATGAGCTGGGATGTCTTTTTCTGCAAATGGCAAATGGCATCGAAAAAGAGAAACGCCAGAAAGTTAGAAACACCAATGACTTTAAATAAGGGGAAATGGCCGAGCATCACAAGGGAACAGCTGCTAATTAGCATCTAAACCACAAACTGTTGAACAGAATAGTACAGGAAGTACCTTGCAAAAATGGAACTGAAACCTCTCCACCACCAACTTTTAAGACATTATCCTTTAAATCTATCATACACTGTAGACGTAGTTAGAATAGTTTCCCTCACCTTACTCATActgtaaaccctaattcaaagttacaaataatgaaaatccGAAAACCCAAATATTCTACCTGATGCTTCCTCAGCATATCAAGCCCGAAAAGGAACTCCATATTTGGAGCATCCAGTACCATGAATGAGCATGGGTAAAATACATCCCCAATCTATTGGCAGAGAGAAGCCACCGTGGTAAGAGATAAAAGATAAGTTAGCCTAAGCaaatatcaagatatatgctgAACACATTGAAATTAAGTGTAAATAAACTCCATGTAAGAGcgctataaaaaaaaaatcagattaccTTTATTGGTGCTACATGAATTCGGCCCAGAATTTCTGCTTGACCAACCCCATGAGCAACACCCTTGTATCGCTGATCCAAGAGTCTCaataatctttaaaaaaaaattacccaGAACGACAAACAACTCAGGGTAATGAACATAATCAAACACGAACTCATGGGAAGAAGGTTATCTCATCATTATAGGCTATGAATCCAAGCAGCTGGTTCAAACTTAACTAAAAGTCAAGTCCAAGCCAGTCAAATTAACACAAAGGGAAACGTATAGACCAAACAAAAACCATTTCAAGCAGATTAAAAGCCATACTAAAATTTTGCCTTTGACCAAAACGAATCGGACCGGGATTTATCCAATTTTAAATTTGTTTCCTTAGAATTGAAATATGCGTTCTATGTTTCAAAACTTTATTCTGTTTCCAAATAAAGGACCCTACCCACAGCGTTCAGCACAGCTTTTAGATATTATTGTTGATTGTGCTCCACTGTCGACAAATGCCtggaaaagagaggaaaaaaaacacTACATGTAAGCATGAAATAACTTCACACTTCACATTACAGCACTTCATCTTGTCATTGAAAAGAGTTCACAATAACAAGAAACACGTAATTAAATTGTACTCAATTCCTACAGCTCCAAATTTCCGGCGGATTATTACCTTTTAAACTCCTAAGTTGGCTGGTTAATATGTGCCAAATTCATAACATCAACccacaaaaataccaaaatttaACTAGGTCAACCATTCAAGAGTCTTTCCAATACCTTTAAGGGCACGCCATTGACCTCCATGTTCACATATAACATAACCTGAAAAGTAGCATGAACAAATATAAattaggaaaagaaaaaacaactacagTTCATAAAAAGGAAGAAAGCACTGGTGAGACACATACCACCCTGGCAAAGGCTTCGGGGTTGTGCTCTATTGCAGCTTCCCAGTTCTCATCAATTCCTTTCTGCAATCCATACAGATATCATATCGGAACCAAGATTTAAAAGATTGAGGAGTTCGCAgagattacaatacaattttgaaaagaaaaaactgaAGAATAATTTGCATGATACACATTGGTATGTGATTACTCTAGACCCAAACAACCTGGTAGTGAACTTCTTGTCCTCTTAGTCTCTTCCCACTTTCATAACTAGTAAAGACAAACAAAAACATAAGAGGTAAATCTCACTCACCTGACGAATCGCAGCTTCAATTCTTTTTTGCGCCTCAACATCAAAAGGATCCGCATTCAACAGGGCCTGAGAAAACAAAAGAGCATTGGTGATTCAAGTATGTCACATGTAATCATGCATACTTAAAATCTGTTCAAACTTACATACATAAACAGTAAGTTAGAAAATACACATACTTCATACGGGGTTTCACAATTGAGTGTGTCATATACAATTGTATAATTTGCTctaaagattagactatggactATAAAATGTGAGTAATAATATTGGTTATAACATTATTAAGCAAACAGAGAAATATAGAAAAAGCATGAATGCCAGTCTCAGGTGACCAGAGTAACAGAAAACAAATTCCTTACTAGTTCCTCCTCTTGTTGACGTCGTAAATGAGATCTTTGCTGGTGACGATCTCGCATGAGATTCTGCAATTTATTGAGATCATTCCCAAGGATGACTTGTGCAAGCTCGGGATCACTCTGTAGATAATACAAAATTTTTATGCAAATacacaaaataaaaatatctctGAAACTAAAGGAATTTAAGCAAATGCAAAACTAAAACTTAAGAACGTTTGTATCTCGGTCAGTCACTAATAATAAATCAATAGCCTTAATgaaacacaaaataaaataaagaaattacAATCAAATAAGCAAATGCAAAAACTTTAAGATCATCTGTTAAGAAAGAACTGAGCTTTCTGGAAGTTCATTTCTTGTCAGCTACGATGTACCTGAAGCAACTGTGTCATCATATTTGAATCACGGCGAACATGCTGCTGGAAGGCTCCAGGGTTTACACAAGAACCATCCGGATTTATGTTCAAGTCATTGTTAGCTACCCTGAAATAACGCCCAGTTAATAAATTATTCTCTACTGAATTATATAAGTTCAAATTAGGGAAAATCACTACCCTAATCAGTCAAACAACATCAGAACTTCAACTAAGTATTAAAGTTCGAACATTTTTATTACTTGCAccaatcaatttgaatgaataaACCGACTTGAAACATTACCTAGATGGAGCAGCTGTGGCAACTTTCATAACTAACAATTCTCCATCTTTAACATTAAAAGAACTTAACTTGCTTGAGTTATTAAGTTCATTCCCATTGAAAagcagttgttgttgttgaagcggCACTCTCGTCTACATATAAGCATGTAATCAAATCAGTTTAAAACAAAGAATTCAACAACAAGAACATAGTCTCACCTCAACAAAATCTAATTAATCTCACCTCAACTTCAAGTAATGCTTTCAAGTTTTCAACCTGTTACAAATAATTGGAAACCAGATCAGAAAAAATTAATAAAGTAAAAAAGGGAAAAGTGTTTCTAGGGTTTTCCGATTATTACAGATTCTTCTGGATCAACATCTACTGTGATAAATTGCTCGTCAACAGTAATTACAgtaatcttcatcttccaagcttttgaatttgttttcttcGCTCTGAATTATCTCCCTTTCCCTTTATATATAATCTAATCTCTGTATGATTTAACTTTGTTTCATTTGActtgaaaagaaagaaaggaaactATTCGTTTAGTTTTTCCTTTTAATTAGCTGTGGTTGTCAAAATGGGCCCATGTAAACTAGATTGGACCATGTCGTTTCATGATTTATAAGGGTTGATACCAACTCTACTAGGGgctgataccatttcatcgatGTTGGCAATCCTGACCATTGGATCGATGGACTAGTATCATGCCCTAATAAAACTGGTATCAGCCCTCATAAATCATGTATCCTTTGGACAATTTATGTGGAATGAACAAACTTTCATTATGGACTAAACGAACATGAGCGATAGGGTGTGTGACGGACGGATGTAATTATGAGTCATCTGCGTCCAAGCCGTTAAGTTGCGGATTTGGATAATCTAACCGTGTACGAACATCCGTGGATCAACGGATAATACAGACTAGATGCGGATTAACCGTGGATTTAGCTTTAAAAAAAGTGAACATTTATTAGTTTAAAGAAGTAACTCCGACGTAACTCTTCTTGAAATCCGATTTAGTCAAATGGTGCACATTCATCAGtcaattgtttgtttgtttgtgtgAACCCATCGACCTAACTCTTTTtgagaatcagattgctacagaAGGATTTCACGggccacatatatatatatatatgtgtggctATTCAAATTATATATATAAGAGTTCCAAATTTCAAATCTTAACGCTATGTGATTTTGGTTAAATAAATAACTAGCTAGATACATGAAGTATATCTTCATCTAATTGGAATAGCTGATCCAGGTCTGGAAATTGATATGGCCATGGAGATGAAAGGGAAACAAAGGTGTGGAACGTACTGCATCCGATTGGGTTGTTTGCGTCAATGGTTAGCGAACTGCTACAAGCTGGTTAACATTGTTGTAAGTTGGGTAGATTTGCTTTGGGTTATTATGAAGTAAACTGATGTCATATGATTGTTGTTCAGCTTCATCGAATTTTGTATACTACTTTTTACGTTCTTTTTGGTTGTGTATTATTAACTATCTAGGGCTGATCGGAGTTACTTCTTTAAACTTTTATGTTCCAGTATGGGCTGTTatttgaaggatacgaagaagcTTGGTGATGATGCATCATCAGTTGGCAACAATTCAAGGCATGATATACTTTCTTTTATGACATCTCTTTATGTACATTTGCGGTGAATATCCAGAATAAATcgcggatttcaaagtccaatTACAACCAAACCGCTAAAAGTACGTATTTGAGAATCTCAACCGTGTCCGGTCCATAGATCTTGCGGATTaggtttcacccgcaattttgtggatggatacggatgaaatccgcggttctggactttttgctcacccctaaTGAACGGCTCTTTTCATTAACGGTGCGCATGAAGTGAACCCGCCAGCGGGTGAAGGTGATGTGAATAttgtggagagactggggctaggattccaccattagtcgatattagtgatttaataaaataataatttcgcaactcaacattcaaatttgattctaatagtattgcctagacatgtagatttttaaaagaatagatgttaatccaagcatagaatatcaaaactctaaagcaagcatattctatcaagagaaaatacacctaactaatcaaaatcgtataatccatttttagttcaatgcaaaaatcataatacaattgctataattaatttaaaataaagatatatcacttataccgaaacaacagcttccaaaatcgccccaaggattgggtttagctcttcatcatgatgcaaacacactcaaaaagataattcattgctcaaaaggtgcttacaaagATGATAATAtggaagaaaataattaaaaacgggtttgtaacacttatttctgttacaaaccagctgttacaaagaacgataaatgagtaCTGTCGTTGTTACTATAGCAAATAAGACTGTCGCGCAACAGTCGCTgagactgtagcttctaagacccacggctatgtgtcgttatcactgttgataaacgactgtcttggttggtatgttcttcgtgttcttcagctatgcagcagcagaaatggcgtttcctgcaactttgatttctcgactctctgttcgttctaactgctccccaaactctccgtttCTCCTCTCGTGCTACTCCAACgtcttatttatactcaacaggtccaAGAATAACACCTCATTAATTCAAAATCttttccattactcggcagtgaagaaaaatattttcgaGAATACTTTCTTCCCGGATTTAACTCCAAACGATGTTATATCGTGCCAAAATAATCCCAACACGTCCAGTCATCGTCCAGAAGTGGTCAATCATGCAGCAGGCACGCGAAAACCTCTTGATCACATACTCAAAGCTCAGAATGGACTAACCAAAACCCGAGATGCCCTGATTTCTTCAATGCGAGAATCTAGCCAATTCTATCCGACGAAATAAGCCATACCATGCCTGTTATGAGCTGTCACATCATCCCAACAAAtcccagccattgagtctctttGATTCCCGACCAAAATGCAAACCCTAAATCTTGCTGCCATGAATatccagttttcccgccaaactcTGATTTTGAAACAATGAAGATGGGTGctaaagatgaatttgggctacacatag includes the following:
- the LOC113288239 gene encoding DNA damage-inducible protein 1-like, producing MKITVITVDEQFITVDVDPEESVENLKALLEVETRVPLQQQQLLFNGNELNNSSKLSSFNVKDGELLVMKVATAAPSRVANNDLNINPDGSCVNPGAFQQHVRRDSNMMTQLLQSDPELAQVILGNDLNKLQNLMRDRHQQRSHLRRQQEEELALLNADPFDVEAQKRIEAAIRQKGIDENWEAAIEHNPEAFARVVMLYVNMEVNGVPLKAFVDSGAQSTIISKSCAERCGLLRLLDQRYKGVAHGVGQAEILGRIHVAPIKIGDVFYPCSFMVLDAPNMEFLFGLDMLRKHQCMIDLKDNVLKVGGGEVSVPFLQEKDIPAHFLDRQASDSDIVPETSGAKEVKDNIPAQGQSSGTSQGDVTQTPGFEAKVTKLVELGFSRDAVVQALRISEGNEEQAAGYLFGG